ACAGTTCCACTCCCACTACCATTGGTACTATTACCACGGTTATTTGAGCTCATGTCATAGTTGACTATATAGCTTTGACACCGTTCACTGAGATTGGGgactttcaagaagttgacaatgttgttggtgggagCATATATGTTTGaaaattggaaaatatcaatgatttgCAAACATTTGTAATGCATAAGATGCTGGATACATTGTTTTGTAAGAAGATAATCACTATCACTCAATTCACTTATCTTCTTTATGGAATTGATTCCATTTATATAAGGTAGGATCTTTATCATGGTTGGATCCCAGTTCACGTCCACTaataagttcaagttcaccatcAGAATAGGCACTTGGTAGGCCTTGAGGTTTAAGGGAGCTGGATAAATAGGGAACAACTTAATGTCAATAGAATTAGCACTGTCCAATGGTATACAGCATTCACTATAATTGTTGAGGTCTTGGTACAACTGGCTAATCAATGAATCAATAGAACTtaagttgattttcttgaaatttttGAATCCTGGGATCTCGTTAATCAAGTTTATCTGCTTGATGTTTTCCAGCTTGATGAAGAGTCTGGCACTTAAATTTGACAACAAGTAGTTCTGTTCCTCGAGAACTTTAAACATTTTTCCCATTCTTTTGATTGTAAGTTCGTAGCTGATAGTTTCACTGTTGTAAGGAAACACAAAAcagaaattgaagttgaaaaagtttCGAGTATAATTGTCATTCTGGATGTTCACGGGATACCCAATGACTTTATATTTGCCCACTTTGATTGATATTAGTTTGTTACATAGATGTGGCTTTGGTATAATATAGTTTTTGATGGTATTGAAATTGAATAAGGAGTTGGCCgtggtgttgattgaaTCTTTAGGGACCTGGTTTACGATCTTTGTCCCCTCTGTCGGGTGGAAAACTGCGTAGAATATTGCTATAATGGGCGTAAACCCATCACTAGTCTCCATATTTATCTCCtagttttttttctttcaactcaaTCTGTCGCATTTATAACAGTAAATCTtaatacttgaagatctcaaTAGTTTTCTTTGTTCTAAACTTTCTACGTGCTGTTCAGAGACCTAAAATGGCTTCGATTTCCGTATCAGTATTTAAGCCACCTTATAATAACTCACTAGTGTCATGAGTTGTACATAATTTTCAGGATAAGTGTCCAGTGGCCTCACAATGCCATTGTAGAAGCATCTAACCGGCTGAATATACTTTCCATAGACCCTTTATAAACTCATTGGTTTTATTCAAAAGGATGCCGACTACTAGGTAGTGAAAAACAATAACAATTTGATTTTCTAATAAGAACTGGGGGTATTGAACATGATTTTCTTACTTtagttcatcaacattcCATACCTTGGGAATTGTTCCAGTGGATGGTATCAAGGTAAGATAACAGCCAATATAAGGCTTAtacaatttcttgaacaacttttgTTTCCAGCATATGCAAAGGGTTTGTaatcttcatcaagagcatccacaaaatcaTCGAACCAAAAGAGTCATTAACACTCCTGACAGTCTAATGGCTCATCGGAAAAGATTCTACTATACGGCTACATAAATTACCAACTAAAGTAGTTCTATGGCTGGGAGAATACGTGACAGAGTCCACTTTCACTTTTCCTCTAGCAGTTTAGTCCAACTGCGATGTACCGCTAACTGAGGACTACTTcatttggttgcaaaataaaGTCAGACACGACCACGAAGATGTAACTTTAAAGTGTAGCAAAAAACTCTGATAATCTTTACCCAGGTACAACCTGAATCTCTAGATGATCTTATCCAATCATGTTTTTGCACTAGCTTTCAATACAAACCATTCCTAGGTAGATCTAAGATAGTGCCCGGAACGTGTCGGGCACAAGAATTTTCTGGAAAGAATCCgcactgaaaaattttccaTATAAGTAAGCAGGTAATTTGTTATCCATAACCCCCCACAAAACTATAATGTTAAGAGCCAGCCAACCATCATTTAAAAGAGGAACCCTCTCTTTTGTGCGTAATGTGTCGcacaaggaattgaagttcGGTGTCGAAGGTAGAGCCGCCTTGTTGAAAGGTGTGAATCTTTTGGCTGATGCTGTTTCGGTGACCTTGGGTCCAAAGGGTAGAAACGTTTTGATTGAACAACAATTCGGTGCTCCAAAAATCACCAAGGATGGAGTCACGGTTGCCAGATCTATTACTTTAGAAAGtaagtttgaagatatggGAGCTAAGTTGTTGCAAGAAGTTGCTTCTAAGACCAACGAATCTGCCGGTGACGGTACTACTTCTGCCACCATTTTGGGTAGATCAATTTTCACAGAATCTGTGAAAAACGTGGCTGCTGGCTGTAACCCAATGGACTTGAGAAGAGGTACGCAAGCGGCTGTGGAAgctgttgttgaattcttgcaaaagaacaagaaagaagttACCACTTCTGAAGAAATTGCTCAAGTGGCTACCATCTCTGCCAATGGTGACCACCACATTGGTAACTTGTTGGCTTCTGCCATGGAAAAGGTTGGAAAGGAAGGTGTTATCACTGTTAAGGAAGGTAAGACATTGGAAGATGAATTGGAAGTTACCGAAGGAATGAGATTCGATAGAGGTTTCATTTCTCCATACTTCATTACTGACACTAAATCCGGAAaggttgaatttgaaaatccattggttttgttgagtGAAAAGAAGATCTCTTCTATCCAAGATATTTTACCATCTTTAGAATTATCTAACCAACACAGAAGACCATTGTTGATCTTGGCTGAAGATATCGACGGTGAAGCTTTAGCTGCTTgtattttgaacaaattgagaggtcaagttcaagtctGTGCTGTCAAGGCCCCAGGTTTTGGTGACAACAGAAAGAATATCTTAGGTGATATTGCAATTTTGTCTGGTGGTACTGTCTTCACTGAAGAATTAGACATTAAGCCAGAAAATGCCACCATTGATTTGTTGGGATCAGCTGGATCTATTAC
Above is a window of Yamadazyma tenuis chromosome 1, complete sequence DNA encoding:
- the HSP60 gene encoding chaperonin (BUSCO:EOG09261J0P; EggNog:ENOG503NY3W; COG:O), which encodes MLRASQPSFKRGTLSFVRNVSHKELKFGVEGRAALLKGVNLLADAVSVTLGPKGRNVLIEQQFGAPKITKDGVTVARSITLESKFEDMGAKLLQEVASKTNESAGDGTTSATILGRSIFTESVKNVAAGCNPMDLRRGTQAAVEAVVEFLQKNKKEVTTSEEIAQVATISANGDHHIGNLLASAMEKVGKEGVITVKEGKTLEDELEVTEGMRFDRGFISPYFITDTKSGKVEFENPLVLLSEKKISSIQDILPSLELSNQHRRPLLILAEDIDGEALAACILNKLRGQVQVCAVKAPGFGDNRKNILGDIAILSGGTVFTEELDIKPENATIDLLGSAGSITITKEDTVVLNGEGSKDNIQARCEQIRVAIEDGQTSEYEKEKLQERLAKLSGGVAVIRVGGSSEVEVGEKKDRYDDALNATRAAVQEGILPGGGTALIKASRILDSVKENATNFDQKLGVDIIKSAITKPARRIIENAGEEGAVIVGKIYDNAEFNQGYDSSKGEFTDMIASGIIDPFKVVKNGLVDASGVASLLATTECAIVDAPQPAGPAPAPGAGGMGGMPGMGF
- the NPR2 gene encoding Nitrogen permease regulator 2 (BUSCO:EOG09262H34; COG:P; EggNog:ENOG503NWXK), producing METSDGFTPIIAIFYAVFHPTEGTKIVNQVPKDSINTTANSLFNFNTIKNYIIPKPHLCNKLISIKVGKYKVIGYPVNIQNDNYTRNFFNFNFCFVFPYNSETISYELTIKRMGKMFKVLEEQNYLLSNLSARLFIKSENIKQINLINEIPGFKNFKKINLSSIDSLISQLYQDLNNYSECCIPLDSANSIDIKLFPIYPAPLNLKAYQVPISMVNLNLLVDVNWDPTMIKILPYINGINSIKKISELSDSDYLLTKQCIQHLMHYKCLQIIDIFQFSNIYAPTNNIVNFLKVPNLSERCQSYIVNYDMSSNNRGNSTNGSGSGTVNTTAPTTANATGPNTGNNTFTGVNARVGSNITGTGGIGGSISISPVHLKELGRTIKVPSKTLLFYLYRSLNQGQTVKQWYLQHKKHLKFIDIRRFINFGILNGLIYRVHSYPILNLVTKSIENNNDEINELIENFRTKLTSTNVNSINLKDINSNIYLKSIVNESNLKTNNRRISFNYQNQQFDGIIESDEDSMNDGIRSINNETAVDDSPEDAQSIVPRIRNHEINRLPNISNDEFVDLLKLIKLLKGFQNIDSICTELQRSRTEIESMLDTLGSNGYINS